The Acidimicrobiia bacterium sequence ATGTTCGAGGTGGAGCAGGAGGGCTTCTACTACAACACCGCCGCGGTGATCGACGCCGACGGCACCTACCTGGGCAAGTACCGCAAGACTCACATCCCCCACGTCAATGGGTTCTGGGAGAAGTTCTACTTCCGGCCCGGCAACACCGGGTACCCGATCTTCGACACCGCGGTGGGCCGCATCGGCGTCTACATCTGTTACGACCGCCACTTCCCCGAGGGCTGGCGTGCGCTGGGCCTCGCCGGGGCCAAGATCGTGTTCAACCCGTCGGCGACCAGCCGGGGACTGTCCATGTACCTGTGGAACCTGGAGCAGCCCGCCTCAGCGGTGGCCAACGAGTACTACATCGGGGCGATCAACCGCGTCGGCAAGGAGCCGCTGGGCGACAACGACTTCTACGGGTCGTCGTACTTCGTTAATCCCCGCGGCCAGACCGTGGGCGAGGCTGCGTCGGACACCAAGGACGAGGTCGTGGTGCGCGACCTCGACATGGACCTCATCGAAGAGGTCCGGCAGCAGTGGGCGTTCTACCGGGACCGCCGCCCCGACGCCTACGGACCTCTCGTCGAGGGGTAGCCGCCGGGATGGATCAGCCGGTGGTCCCGACCGCTTCGTGGAGGAGCCGGATTTCGTCGAGGTAGGCGGCCATCTCGGCCTCCTCGTCGGAGGGCCGCCTGTTCGGGCCGACCTAACCCCCAGTGGCGCGGCGCACGCCGCGCCCGATGGTCCCCAGGTGGGTGTGGTGGAACCCGTCTGCGTACTTGAGTCCGTACCCGAAGGCACGGTCCATCCCGATATGCGCCAGCCACACCGCACCGATCGCCAGGCTGAAAAACGGTCCGTCGAGCGCCCACCAGCCGAGCAGCGCAGACGGTCCGATCAGGCTGTGCATCGAGTTGTAGAGGGCGGCGCCGAACTTGGGCCCGATGAGGTATCCCGCTAGCGAGTAGTCGACCAGGAACAGCAGCGCGACGAACCACCACCACGACCACCCCGATGCATGGAAGGCGAACACGGCGGCGGTGAGGACCGCG is a genomic window containing:
- a CDS encoding DUF4260 domain-containing protein, with protein sequence MHNPILVQRLEGLAVLTAAVFAFHASGWSWWWFVALLFLVDYSLAGYLIGPKFGAALYNSMHSLIGPSALLGWWALDGPFFSLAIGAVWLAHIGMDRAFGYGLKYADGFHHTHLGTIGRGVRRATGG
- a CDS encoding nitrilase-related carbon-nitrogen hydrolase is translated as MANIVRAGLIQAAWTGDKQSMLDRHVELAHDAAKQGAQVLCFQELFYGPYFCQVQDNEYFSYTEPIPDGPTTKLMQDLAKETGMVLVVPMFEVEQEGFYYNTAAVIDADGTYLGKYRKTHIPHVNGFWEKFYFRPGNTGYPIFDTAVGRIGVYICYDRHFPEGWRALGLAGAKIVFNPSATSRGLSMYLWNLEQPASAVANEYYIGAINRVGKEPLGDNDFYGSSYFVNPRGQTVGEAASDTKDEVVVRDLDMDLIEEVRQQWAFYRDRRPDAYGPLVEG